Proteins encoded by one window of Cucurbita pepo subsp. pepo cultivar mu-cu-16 chromosome LG14, ASM280686v2, whole genome shotgun sequence:
- the LOC111810263 gene encoding copper-transporting ATPase PAA1, chloroplastic isoform X1 encodes MDSVFAAATSNIAICCVSKALNRRLSEIVRRRCVRGGDRARNFSCISRYLALYGTGLIGSSSPSLRTLQVILPSLQRRLRCVSSSSVSFASGGGNGGFGGNNGGGGRGGDGGLGGGDANKFVSGSAEEVSSLLPNVIILDVGGMTCGGCAASVKRILENQPQVSSASVNLTTETAVIWPVPEVKDSPNWLKQLGETLANHLTRCGFASSLRESGRDNIFLVFERKMEEKRNRLKESGRNLVFSWALCAVCLLGHISHFFGAKASWIHTFHTTQFHLSLCLFTLLGPGRQLIIEGMKSLVKGAPNMNTLVGLGALSSFTVSSLAALIPKLGWKAFFEEPVMLIAFVLLGRNLEQRAKIRAASDMTGLLSILPSKARLVVDGNTESGSTVEIPCSSLSIGDEVIVLPGDRVPADGIVKSGRSIVDESSFTGEPLPVTKLPGSQVAAGTINLNGTLTVEVQRPGGETAMGDIVRLVEEAQSREAPVQRLADKVSGHFTYGVMALSAATFIFWSQFGSRILPAALYHGNSVSLALQLSCSVLVIACPCALGLATPTAMLVGTSLGATKGLLLRGGNILEQFSMVDTVVFDKTGTLTVGKPVVTKVLATSIYERNVDSQINPHGNHSENEILKFAAAVESNTVHPVGKAIVEAARAVNVQNLKVVDGTFIEEPGSGAVATVENRIISVGTLDWVQRHGVVADHFQETDDLKAQSVVYVGIDNILAGHIYYEDGIREEASHVIDTLSRQGINTYMLSGDKRSTAEYVASLVGIPKEKVRSGVKPHEKKKFISELQESRNIVAMVGDGINDAAALATADIGIAMGGGVGAASEVSPIVLMGNRLSQLLDALELSRLTMKTVKQNLWWAFGYNIVGIPIAAGVLLPITGTILTPSIAGALMGLSSVGVMANSLLLRLRFSHNRKKSXKKKKKKKKKKKKKKKKKKPNLYQPHERDGFNFFITEMERFSLFDRTVKLKVFILSTFC; translated from the exons ATGGACTCCGTCTTTGCCGCTGCGACGAGCAACATAGCTATATGTTGCGTTTCGAAGGCCTTGAATCGGAGGCTCTCCGAAATTGTTCGTAGAAGATGCGTTCGCGGTGGTGACCGAGCTCGCAATTTCAGCTGCATTTCCAGATACCTTGCTCTATACGGAACTGGACTTATTGGTTCTTCTTCACCGTCGCTTAGGACTCTGCAAGTTATTTTGCCTTCGCTGCAGCGTCGTTTGCGTTGCGTTTCGAGTTCCTCTGTGTCTTTTGCATCTGGTGGCGGGAACGGTGGTTTTGGAGGGAATAATGGCGGCGGAGGTCGTGGTGGAGATGGTGGACTGGGCGGTGGAGATGCGAATAAGTTTGTTTCTGGAAGTGCCGAGGAGGTTTCTTCACTATTGCCTAACGTGATTATACTGGATGTTGGA GGAATGACATGCGGGGGATGTGCAGCAAGTGTGAAGAGAATTCTAGAGAATCAG CCACAAGTGTCATCTGCTAGTGTGAACCTTACAACAGAGACTGCAGTCATATGGCCAGTTCCGGAGGTTAAAGATTCGCCGAATTGGCTAAAGCAGCTGGGAGAGACGCTTGCTAATCATCTAACTCGATGTGGTTTTGCATCTAGTCTTCGAG AGTCAGGAAGAGACAATATCTTCCTGGTTTTTGAAAGGAAGATGGAAGAAAAGCGCAATCGATTAAAAGAGAGTG GCCGCAATCTTGTTTTTTCCTGGGCTCTGTGTGCTGTGTGCCTTCTTGGCCacatttctcatttctttggCGCTAAGGCTTCATGGATCCATACATTTCATACTACTCAATTTCATCTATCATTGTGCTTATTTACATTACTTGGCCCTGGTCGTCAACTTATTATTGAGGGTATGAAAAGTCTTGTCAAAGGAGCTCCAAACATGAACACTTTAGTCGGACTTGGAGCTCTATCATCCTTTACTGTTAGCTCATTGGCGGCCTTAATACCAAAACTT GGTTGGAAGGCTTTCTTTGAGGAACCAGTTATGTTAATAGCATTTGTATTGTTAGGAAGGAACCTTGAACAGAGAGCTAAAATTAGAGCTGCGAGTGATATGACAGGTCTTCTTAGTATTTTACCTTCAAAAGCTCGTCTTGTTGTTGATGGTAATACTGAATCGGGTTCAACGGTTGAAATTCCTTGTTCTAGTCTTTCAATTGGAGATGAAGTTATTGTCCTTCCTGGG gACCGTGTTCCTGCTGATGGAATTGTGAAATCTGGTAGAAGCATTGTGGACGAGTCTAGTTTCACTGGGGAGCCATTACCTGTTACCAAGCTGCCTGgg AGCCAAGTTGCAGCAGGAACTATAAATCTTAATGGAACTCTTACAGTTGAGGTGCAGCGACCAGGAGGTGAGACTGCTATGGGAGATATCGTTCGTTTGGTAGAAGAGGCTCAAAGCCGGGAAGCTCCTGTTCAACGGTTGGCTGACAAG GTGTCTGGGCACTTCACTTATGGAGTAATGGCACTCTCTGCTGcaacttttatattttggaGTCAATTTGGATCACGCATTCTGCCTGCAGCTCTTTACCATGGAAATTCAGTTTCATTGGCACTGCAGCTTTCTTGCAGTGTTCTG GTTATTGCTTGTCCATGTGCACTTGGCTTAGCTACTCCAACTGCAATGCTG GTTGGCACTTCATTAGGTGCAACTAAAGGATTACTTCTGCGGGGTGGAAATATCTTAGAGCAGTTTTCAATGGTGGATACTGTTGTCTTTGACAAAACAGGGACCTTGACAGTTGGGAAACCTGTTGTGACAAAGGTGTTGGCGACTTCTATATATGAGAGAAATGTAGATTCACA GATAAACCCACACGGCAATCATTCAGAAAATGAGATTCTCAAGTTTGCTGCTGCAGTGGAATCTAACACAGTTCACCCAGTTGGCAAAGCAATTGTAGAAGCTGCTCGAGCTGTTAATGTTCAGAATTTGAAG GTGGTTGATGGAACATTCATTGAAGAACCTGGTTCTGGTGCTGTTGCAACAGTAGAAAACAGGATAATATCTGTCGGAACTTTGGACTGGGTTCAGAG GCATGGAGTTGTTGCTGATCATTTTCAAGAAACCGATGATCTCAAAGCTCAATCGGTCGTATATGTAGGAATAGACAATATTCTTGCTGGTCATATTTATTATGAGGATGGCATACGGGAAGAGGCTAGTCATGTCATCGACACTTTATCTAGGCAAGGAATTAACACATACATGTTGTCTGGCGACAAAAGGAGTACTGCTGAGTACGTCGCATCTCTTGTTGGAATTCCTAAAGAGAAG GTACGATCTGGAGTTAAACCCCATGAAAAGAAGAAGTTTATTAGTGAACTTCAGGAGAGCCGCAACATTGTAGCCATGGTTGGTGATGGAATCAACGATGCTGCTGCCTTGGCTACTGCAGATATTGGAATTGCGATGGGTGGGGGTGTCGGAGCCGCCAGCGAGGTGTCTCCTATAGTGTTAATGGGCAACAGACTCTCTCAG TTGCTTGATGCTTTGGAGCTTAGCAGGTTAACCATGAAGACCGTGAAGCAAAACCTTTGGTGGGCTTTTGGATATAACATC GTGGGAATTCCAATTGCGGCAGGCGTCTTGCTTCCTATTACTGGGACTATACTCACACCTTCCATTGCGGGTGCCCTTATGGGTCTGAGTTCCGTAGGAGTTATGGCAAATTCACTGCTTTTGAGATTAAGATTTTCTCATAACAGAAAAAAATCCCNaaaaaaaaaaaaaaaaaaaaaaaaaaaaaaaaaaaaaaaaaaaaaaaaaaaaaaaccaaatttataCCAACCCCATGAAAGAGATggctttaatttttttattacagaAATGGAGagattttctttgtttgatcgAACAGTGAAACTGAAGGTGTTCATCTTATCAACATTTTGTTAA
- the LOC111810263 gene encoding copper-transporting ATPase PAA1, chloroplastic isoform X2, with amino-acid sequence MTCGGCAASVKRILENQPQVSSASVNLTTETAVIWPVPEVKDSPNWLKQLGETLANHLTRCGFASSLRESGRDNIFLVFERKMEEKRNRLKESGRNLVFSWALCAVCLLGHISHFFGAKASWIHTFHTTQFHLSLCLFTLLGPGRQLIIEGMKSLVKGAPNMNTLVGLGALSSFTVSSLAALIPKLGWKAFFEEPVMLIAFVLLGRNLEQRAKIRAASDMTGLLSILPSKARLVVDGNTESGSTVEIPCSSLSIGDEVIVLPGDRVPADGIVKSGRSIVDESSFTGEPLPVTKLPGSQVAAGTINLNGTLTVEVQRPGGETAMGDIVRLVEEAQSREAPVQRLADKVSGHFTYGVMALSAATFIFWSQFGSRILPAALYHGNSVSLALQLSCSVLVIACPCALGLATPTAMLVGTSLGATKGLLLRGGNILEQFSMVDTVVFDKTGTLTVGKPVVTKVLATSIYERNVDSQINPHGNHSENEILKFAAAVESNTVHPVGKAIVEAARAVNVQNLKVVDGTFIEEPGSGAVATVENRIISVGTLDWVQRHGVVADHFQETDDLKAQSVVYVGIDNILAGHIYYEDGIREEASHVIDTLSRQGINTYMLSGDKRSTAEYVASLVGIPKEKVRSGVKPHEKKKFISELQESRNIVAMVGDGINDAAALATADIGIAMGGGVGAASEVSPIVLMGNRLSQLLDALELSRLTMKTVKQNLWWAFGYNIVGIPIAAGVLLPITGTILTPSIAGALMGLSSVGVMANSLLLRLRFSHNRKKSXKKKKKKKKKKKKKKKKKKPNLYQPHERDGFNFFITEMERFSLFDRTVKLKVFILSTFC; translated from the exons ATGACATGCGGGGGATGTGCAGCAAGTGTGAAGAGAATTCTAGAGAATCAG CCACAAGTGTCATCTGCTAGTGTGAACCTTACAACAGAGACTGCAGTCATATGGCCAGTTCCGGAGGTTAAAGATTCGCCGAATTGGCTAAAGCAGCTGGGAGAGACGCTTGCTAATCATCTAACTCGATGTGGTTTTGCATCTAGTCTTCGAG AGTCAGGAAGAGACAATATCTTCCTGGTTTTTGAAAGGAAGATGGAAGAAAAGCGCAATCGATTAAAAGAGAGTG GCCGCAATCTTGTTTTTTCCTGGGCTCTGTGTGCTGTGTGCCTTCTTGGCCacatttctcatttctttggCGCTAAGGCTTCATGGATCCATACATTTCATACTACTCAATTTCATCTATCATTGTGCTTATTTACATTACTTGGCCCTGGTCGTCAACTTATTATTGAGGGTATGAAAAGTCTTGTCAAAGGAGCTCCAAACATGAACACTTTAGTCGGACTTGGAGCTCTATCATCCTTTACTGTTAGCTCATTGGCGGCCTTAATACCAAAACTT GGTTGGAAGGCTTTCTTTGAGGAACCAGTTATGTTAATAGCATTTGTATTGTTAGGAAGGAACCTTGAACAGAGAGCTAAAATTAGAGCTGCGAGTGATATGACAGGTCTTCTTAGTATTTTACCTTCAAAAGCTCGTCTTGTTGTTGATGGTAATACTGAATCGGGTTCAACGGTTGAAATTCCTTGTTCTAGTCTTTCAATTGGAGATGAAGTTATTGTCCTTCCTGGG gACCGTGTTCCTGCTGATGGAATTGTGAAATCTGGTAGAAGCATTGTGGACGAGTCTAGTTTCACTGGGGAGCCATTACCTGTTACCAAGCTGCCTGgg AGCCAAGTTGCAGCAGGAACTATAAATCTTAATGGAACTCTTACAGTTGAGGTGCAGCGACCAGGAGGTGAGACTGCTATGGGAGATATCGTTCGTTTGGTAGAAGAGGCTCAAAGCCGGGAAGCTCCTGTTCAACGGTTGGCTGACAAG GTGTCTGGGCACTTCACTTATGGAGTAATGGCACTCTCTGCTGcaacttttatattttggaGTCAATTTGGATCACGCATTCTGCCTGCAGCTCTTTACCATGGAAATTCAGTTTCATTGGCACTGCAGCTTTCTTGCAGTGTTCTG GTTATTGCTTGTCCATGTGCACTTGGCTTAGCTACTCCAACTGCAATGCTG GTTGGCACTTCATTAGGTGCAACTAAAGGATTACTTCTGCGGGGTGGAAATATCTTAGAGCAGTTTTCAATGGTGGATACTGTTGTCTTTGACAAAACAGGGACCTTGACAGTTGGGAAACCTGTTGTGACAAAGGTGTTGGCGACTTCTATATATGAGAGAAATGTAGATTCACA GATAAACCCACACGGCAATCATTCAGAAAATGAGATTCTCAAGTTTGCTGCTGCAGTGGAATCTAACACAGTTCACCCAGTTGGCAAAGCAATTGTAGAAGCTGCTCGAGCTGTTAATGTTCAGAATTTGAAG GTGGTTGATGGAACATTCATTGAAGAACCTGGTTCTGGTGCTGTTGCAACAGTAGAAAACAGGATAATATCTGTCGGAACTTTGGACTGGGTTCAGAG GCATGGAGTTGTTGCTGATCATTTTCAAGAAACCGATGATCTCAAAGCTCAATCGGTCGTATATGTAGGAATAGACAATATTCTTGCTGGTCATATTTATTATGAGGATGGCATACGGGAAGAGGCTAGTCATGTCATCGACACTTTATCTAGGCAAGGAATTAACACATACATGTTGTCTGGCGACAAAAGGAGTACTGCTGAGTACGTCGCATCTCTTGTTGGAATTCCTAAAGAGAAG GTACGATCTGGAGTTAAACCCCATGAAAAGAAGAAGTTTATTAGTGAACTTCAGGAGAGCCGCAACATTGTAGCCATGGTTGGTGATGGAATCAACGATGCTGCTGCCTTGGCTACTGCAGATATTGGAATTGCGATGGGTGGGGGTGTCGGAGCCGCCAGCGAGGTGTCTCCTATAGTGTTAATGGGCAACAGACTCTCTCAG TTGCTTGATGCTTTGGAGCTTAGCAGGTTAACCATGAAGACCGTGAAGCAAAACCTTTGGTGGGCTTTTGGATATAACATC GTGGGAATTCCAATTGCGGCAGGCGTCTTGCTTCCTATTACTGGGACTATACTCACACCTTCCATTGCGGGTGCCCTTATGGGTCTGAGTTCCGTAGGAGTTATGGCAAATTCACTGCTTTTGAGATTAAGATTTTCTCATAACAGAAAAAAATCCCNaaaaaaaaaaaaaaaaaaaaaaaaaaaaaaaaaaaaaaaaaaaaaaaaaaaaaaaccaaatttataCCAACCCCATGAAAGAGATggctttaatttttttattacagaAATGGAGagattttctttgtttgatcgAACAGTGAAACTGAAGGTGTTCATCTTATCAACATTTTGTTAA
- the LOC111810175 gene encoding potassium transporter 7-like: protein MADGELERGEVNCRLASMDSSESRWVFQDEDQSDIDEEEEDEEDEENAAQHRMDLASEEEDNVEQKLIRTGPRIDSFDVEALEVPGAHRNEYEDFSVGKKITLAFQTLGVVFGDVGTSPLYTFSVMFNKAPIKEDEDVIGALSLVIYTLILISLVKYVLVVLLANDDGEGGTFALYSLICRHAKVSLLPNQLPSDTRISRFRLKVPSPELERSLRIKEKLEASLTLKKLLLMLVLAGTSMVIADGVITPAMSVMSAVGGLKIGVDAINQDEVVMISVACLIVLFSVQKYGTSKVGLALGPALFIWFCTLAGMGIYNLVIYDSSVLKAFNPVHIYYFFKRNSTNAWYCLGGCLLCATGSEAMFADLCYFSVQSIQLTFVFLVLPCLLLGYLGQAAYLISNHNGAEHVFFNSVPKSAFWPVFLIANVAALIASRAMTTATFSCIKQSTALGCFPRLKIIHTSRKFMGQIYIPVLNWFLLAVCLVVVCSISSMYEIGNAYGIAELGVMMMTTVLATIVMLLIWQINIIIVMGFAMIFLGMELIFFSSVLWGVGDGSWIILVFAVIMFFIMYIWNYGSKLKYETEVKQKLSMDLMRELGCNLGTLRAPGIGLLYNELVKGIPAVFGQFLTTLPAVHSMIIFVCIKYVPVPVVPQSERFLFRRVCPKSYHIFRCIARYGYKDVRKENHQMFEQLLIESLEKFIRREAQERSLESEGDDDTDSNEIHSSRLLVGPNGSVYSLGIPLLAEFNEARPISEVIHVPEEVQAVESPDPSLPDAEQSLERELSFIRKAKESGVVYLLGHGDIRARKDSWFIKKLVINYFYAFLRKNSRRGIANLSVPHTHLMQVGMTYMV from the exons ATGGCTGACGGTGAATTAGAGAGGGGAGAGGTCAATTGTAGGCTTGCTTCCATGGATTCCTCCGAGTCCCGATGGGTATTTCAGGATGAGGATCAATCGGACATCgacgaggaggaggaggacgaGGAGGACGAGGAGAATGCAGCGCAGCATCGTATGGATTTGGCGTCTGAGGAAGAAGATAATGTTGAGCAGAAATTGATTCGGACTGGCCCACGTATTGATTCCTTCGATGTCGAAGCTCTTGAGGTCCCTGGTGCACATCGAAATGAATACGAG GACTTCAGCGTGGGAAAGAAAATTACTCTTGCTTTTCAAACCCTTGGAGTTGTATTTGGTGATGTTGGGACAAGCCCTCTGTATACCTTCAGTGTCATGTTCAACAAGGCTCCTATtaaggaagatgaagatgtTATTGGGGCATTATCTCTTGTTATCTACACCTTAATCTTGATTTCACTAGTCAAGtatgttcttgttgttctgCTGGCAAATGATGATGGTGAAG GTGGTACTTTTGCTTTGTACTCTTTGATTTGTAGACATGCCAAGGTCAGTCTACTCCCAAATCAACTGCCTTCAGATACCCGAATATCACGTTTTAGGTTAAAGGTGCCATCTCCTGAATTGGAAAGATCACTAAGAATAAAGGAAAAACTTGAGGCTTCCCTGACTTTGAAGAAGCTTCTCTTGATGCTTGTTCTTGCTGGAACTTCTATGGTAATAGCCGATGGAGTTATTACACCCGCAATGTCAG TAATGTCGGCTGTTGGTGGACTAAAGATTGGAGTGGATGCGATCAATCAAG ATGAGGTTGTGATGATCTCAGTTGCCTGTCTTATAGTTTTGTTCAGTGTTCAGAAGTATGGCACTAGCAAAGTGGGGCTCGCTCTTGGTCCTGCATTATTCATATGGTTCTGTACACTTGCAGGCATGGGGATTTATAACCTTGTCATATATGATAGCAGTGTCTTAAAGGCATTCAATCCtgttcatatttattatttcttcaaGAGGAACTCTACCAATGCATGGTATTGCCTTGGAGGTTGTTTATTATGTGCTACAG GTTCGGAGGCAATGTTTGCGGATCTTTGCTATTTCTCTGTGCAGTCAATACAG CTTACGTTTGTGTTTCTTGTCTTGCCTTGTCTTTTATTGGGTTATTTGGGTCAAGCTGCCTACCTTATATCAAACCACAATGGAGCTGAGCacgtattttttaattctgttcCCA AAAGTGCCTTTTGGCCAGTTTTTCTCATTGCTAATGTTGCTGCATTAATTGCGAGTCGAGCAATGACTACGGCTACCTTTTCGTGTATAAAACAATCAACGGCACTTGGTTGTTTTCCTCGTCTTAAGATCATTCATACATCTAGGAAATTCATGGGGCAAATCTATATCCCGGTGTTGAATTGGTTTTTATTGGCAGTTTGCCTGGTGGTTGTCTGCTCCATTTCTAGCATGTATGAGATTGGAAACGCATATG GTATCGCTGAGCTCGGAGTGATGATGATGACAACTGTCTTGGCAACCATTGTTATGCTTCTTATATGGCAGATAAACATTATCATTGTAATGGGTTTCGCGATGATCTTTCTCGGGATGGAACTGATATTTTTCTCGTCTGTGTTATGGGGTGTGGGTGATGGAAGTTGGATCATATTGGTCTTCGCAGTGATTATGTTCTTCATTATGTATATTTGGAACTACGGAAGCAAGCTCAAATATGAAACTGAAGTCAAGCAAAAGCTGTCAATGGATCTAATGCGGGAGCTTGGGTGCAACCTTGGGACACTCAGAGCTCCTGGCATCGGTTTGCTATATAATGAACTAGTGAAAGGAATACCTGCAGTATTTGGCCAGTTTCTGACTACTCTTCCTGCAGTTCACTCAATGATCATATTTGTCTGCATCAAGTACGTGCCGGTTCCTGTCGTGCCTCAGAGTGAGAGATTTCTGTTCCGCCGAGTCTGCCCGAAGAGCTATCACATCTTTCGTTGCATTGCCAG GTATGGTTACAAGGACGTTCGAAAGGAAAATCATCAGATGTTCGAGCAGCTCTTAATTGAAAGCCTCGAGAAATTCATCCGTCGAGAAGCACAAGAAAGATCGTTAGAGAGCGAGGGAGACGATGATACTGATTCCAACGAAATCCACAGCTCTCGACTTCTTGTCGGTCCAAATGGAAGTGTCTACTCACTTGGCATTCCTCTGCTTGCTGAATTCAACGAGGCTAGACCCATAAGTGAAGTCATCCACGTCCCAGAAGAAGTGCAGGCAGTGGAATCTCCAGATCCCTCACTCCCAGATGCAGAGCAATCACTTGAGAGAGAGCTTTCTTTTATACGAAAGGCTAAAGAATCAGGAGTGGTTTACCTTCTCGGCCATGgagatattagagccagaaaGGATTCTTGGTTTATTAAGAAGCTAGTGATCAATTACTTCTACGCATTTTTAAGAAAGAACAGCAGGCGAGGTATTGCCAACTTGAGTGTCCCCCACACCCACCTGATGCAGGTTGGCATGACATACATGGTTTAG